From one Trifolium pratense cultivar HEN17-A07 linkage group LG1, ARS_RC_1.1, whole genome shotgun sequence genomic stretch:
- the LOC123897786 gene encoding abscisic acid 8'-hydroxylase CYP707A1-like: protein MDSTFLYIIVLFLLTLFSFKFFPKPKNRTNQTSAKLPPGSMGWPYIGHTLQLYSQDPNVFFFSKQKRYGEIFKTNILGCPCVMLASPEAARFVLVTQSHLFKPTYPKSKERLIGPSALFFHQGQYHLRLRKLIQKSLSLDSLRNLVPRIEALAISTIKSWGDDGFIINTFKEMKKFSFEVGILKIFGNLEPRLREELKKNYWIVDNGYNSFPTQIPGTQYKKALLARKRLGSILKEIISERKEKNLVESERDLLSCLLNWKGEGGEMLCDDEIGDNIIGVLFAAQDTTATVMTWVVKYLHNEPKLLECVKAEQKAIHKENDGKLQLSWNQTRNMPITNKVVLESMRMASIISFPFREAVADVEYKGFLIPKGWKAMPLFRNIHHNPEFFPDPHKFNPSRFEVSPKPNTFMPFGSGVHACPGNELAKLETLIMIHHLVTKFRLEVIGSQCGIQYGPFPLPLNGLPARCWRESTSS, encoded by the exons ATGGATTCAACTTTCCTTTACATCATTGTCCTCTTTCTTCTTACCTTATTTTCATTTAAGTTCtttccaaaaccaaaaaatagaaCAAACCAAACAAGTGCAAAGCTTCCTCCTGGTTCAATGGGATGGCCTTACATAGGACATACCCTCCAACTCTACTCTCAAGACCCAaatgttttcttcttctcaaaacAAAAAAG GTACGGAGAAATATTTAAGACGAACATCCTAGGATGTCCATGTGTGATGTTGGCAAGTCCAGAAGCTGCACGTTTTGTTCTTGTGACACAATCTCACTTATTTAAACCAACATATCCTAAAAGCAAAGAACGTTTGATTGGTCCTAGTGCTTTGTTTTTTCACCAAGGTCAGTACCACTTGCGTTTGAGGAAGCTTATTCAGAAGTCACTCTCCCTTGATTCACTTCGCAATTTGGTTCCTCGTATTGAAGCTTTAGCCATTTCCACTATCAAATCTTGGGGTGATGATGGATTCATCATTAACACTTTTAAGGAAATGAAAAAA TTTTCATTTGAAGTTGGTATTCTCAAGATTTTTGGAAATCTAGAGCCAAGGTTGAGGGAAGAGTTAAAGAAGAATTATTGGATTGTTGACAATGGTTACAATTCATTTCCAACtcaaattcctggcacacaatACAAAAAGGCGCTATTG GCAAGAAAGAGACTTGGAAGTATTTTGAAGGAAATAATTAGTGAGAGGAAGGAAAAGAATTTGGTTGAAAGTGAAAGAGATCTTTTGAGTTGTTTATTGAATTGGAAAGGTGAAGGTGGAGAAATGTTATGTGATGATGAAATTGGAGATAACATTATTGGAGTTCTTTTTGCTGCTCAGGATACCACAGCTACTGTCATGACTTGGGTGGTCAAGTACTTGCATAATGAACCTAAACTTCTTGAATGTGTAAAG GCTGAGCAGAAGGCAATTCACAAAGAAAATGATGGTAAACTACAGCTGAGTTGGAATCAGACTAGAAACATGCCAATTACCAATAAG GTTGTGTTAGAGAGCATGAGAATGGCAAGTATTATATCATTTCCTTTTAGAGAAGCAGTAGCTGATGTAGAGTACAAGG GATTCCTAATACCAAAAGGGTGGAAAGCAATGCCATTGTTCAGAAATATTCATCATAATCCAGAATTTTTTCCAGACCCTCACAAATTCAACCCTTCAAGGTTTGAG gTTTCACCAAAGCCAAATACTTTCATGCCATTTGGCAGTGGAGTACATGCTTGTCCTGGCAATGAGCTTGCTAAGCTGGAGACACTAATTATGATCCATCATTTGGTCACCAAGTTTAG GTTGGAAGTGATAGGATCACAATGTGGGATTCAATATGGCCCATTTCCACTGCCTTTGAATGGACTCCCAGCCAGGTGTTGGAGAGAATCTACCAGCAGCTAG